The following is a genomic window from Thermodesulfobacteriota bacterium.
GATGAGAACATTCCCATAGTTCTTATTGCTCCGGGGGATGGGATATCTTATAAAAAGATATTAGGAAACTTACAGGAAGTGCGTGCAAGAAAAGGTAAAGTGATATTTTTAACAAGCGATCCGAATGCTCCTGAGATCCAGGGTAATGTTGATAAGATCATAGAGGTTCCAGATTCTCCTTATATGATTAGTCCGATTGTTTCGATTGTTCCGCTCCAGCTTCTGGCCTATTACATAGCAACATGTAAAGGCACCGATGTCGACCAGCCCAGAAACCTTGCAAAAGTTGTCACTGTTGAGTAATTTTAGCAGCCTCAAAACACAAACCTTGTAAATTGAATATTGACTTAGGGTTTTGTCTCGAAAAAATTTTTGGTATTTCTTATTATACTATTTAAAAAGTGCTGGTATCTGGTAGATTATGAGGCTCCTGTAAATTTGTGGAGTCAATATTAGAGGATATATATATGAAAGTATTAGTAGTAGGAGGCGGGGGGCGTGAACACGCTCTTTGCTGGAAAATCTCAAAAAGTCCACTTGTAACTGCGGTCTATTGCGCCCCAGGCAATATTGGTATTTCTAAAAACTCCACATGTGTGGATATAAAAGTGACTGATATAGAATCACTTGTTAGGTTTGCTAAGGCCGAAGAGATTGATTTAACAATCGTAGGTCCTGAAATACCATTGTCTCTTGGTATTGTAGATAGATTCCAGGAGGAGGGGCTTTGTATTTTCGGTCCTACTCAAGCTGCTGCAGAAATTGAGAGTAGTAAGGCATATTCAAAGAACTTAATGAAAAAATACAATATACCTACAGCATTCTTCTCTACTTTTACGGATTACAATGAAGCTGTCGAATGGGTTAAAGAGGTTAAGCCGCCACTAGTAGTTAAAGCTGACGGGCTTGCTGCCGGAAAGGGGGTCATAATTTGTCATACAGAAGATGAAGCAATCAGAGTTTTAGATGACATTATGAACAGCAAAATTTTTGGAGATTCTGGAAATCAGGTTGTAATTGAAGAATTTCTAGAAGGTGAGGAGGTTTCCTTTATTGCATTTACAGACGGCGAGAATGTAGTGCCGCTTGAATCCTCTCAGGATCATAAACCTCTTTTAGATGATGATGAGGGCCCTAATACTGGCGGGATGGGCGCTTATTCCCCTGCACCTATCGTAACAACTCAGATGCACGCGGCAATAATGAATCAGGTAATGATTCCAACAGTACAAGCAATGAAAGAAGAAGGGCGTTTATATAAAGGAATTCTCTACGCTGGACTTATGATTAAGGACAATGATATAAAGGTTTTGGAGTTTAATTGCCGCTTTGGAGACCCGGAGGCTCAACCCCTACTTATGAGAATGGAATCAGACATAATTCCTCTTATTTACGAAATTTCTAAAGGGGGGGTAGCGAAAGAGGAAATTAGGTGGTATGATGATGCTTCCGTTTGTGTAGTTATGGCTTCCAAGGGGTATCCTGGGGACTATAAGAAAGGATTTCAAATTCACCGGATTGATGAAGTAAATAGTATGGACGGGGTTTTGGTTTTTCACTCCGGAACCGCCGGCCAGGATGATAATATTGTCGCAAACGGAGGAAGAGTTTTAGGCGTTACCGCTCTGGGTGGCAGCATTCCGGATGCAATTAATTCTGTATATAAAGCGGTTAATCATATAGATAACGATTCGCTTTATTTTAGAACGGATATTGGGA
Proteins encoded in this region:
- the purD gene encoding phosphoribosylamine--glycine ligase, encoding MKVLVVGGGGREHALCWKISKSPLVTAVYCAPGNIGISKNSTCVDIKVTDIESLVRFAKAEEIDLTIVGPEIPLSLGIVDRFQEEGLCIFGPTQAAAEIESSKAYSKNLMKKYNIPTAFFSTFTDYNEAVEWVKEVKPPLVVKADGLAAGKGVIICHTEDEAIRVLDDIMNSKIFGDSGNQVVIEEFLEGEEVSFIAFTDGENVVPLESSQDHKPLLDDDEGPNTGGMGAYSPAPIVTTQMHAAIMNQVMIPTVQAMKEEGRLYKGILYAGLMIKDNDIKVLEFNCRFGDPEAQPLLMRMESDIIPLIYEISKGGVAKEEIRWYDDASVCVVMASKGYPGDYKKGFQIHRIDEVNSMDGVLVFHSGTAGQDDNIVANGGRVLGVTALGGSIPDAINSVYKAVNHIDNDSLYFRTDIGKKALKYI